Proteins encoded within one genomic window of Triticum aestivum cultivar Chinese Spring chromosome 2D, IWGSC CS RefSeq v2.1, whole genome shotgun sequence:
- the LOC123051932 gene encoding pentatricopeptide repeat-containing protein At5g48910, with product MRARGGGAAAPRPEHLAAHARLVKSADADAFVVSTVMRAYLRASLPLQALLVLRGLLPRAPRLLANSFSLSLALQACAASAALASSAATRPLGASLHARAVRSGFAAADLFVRTALVEMYAKSGRAELARAAFDEAPRRDVFLCNVMLAAYVARGEVAEARQVFDGMRNRDLVSWNTMIHGYAVRGDVGMAREIFDATSDRDAFSWSSMISAYAKGRRSKEALELWKVMRAARIAPDCITMVSVLSACSDMGALTIGAEVHRFVESHRVEVDMKLGTALVDMYAKCGDIENSLKVFHAMPVMDVLTWSSMIIGLANHGLGHDALSLFSEMISQGLQPNEITFVGVLMACTHVGLVSDGKKYFSSMTDVHGVVPRVEHYGCMVDLLGRAGHVEEAMQLIRSMPFEPDAIIWRTLLGACRIHKNVEIAEEAMAKLRVLDPLADGHYVLLSNIYAQANSWEGVAEMRKTIKRENIQRVPGRSSIEWENTVHEFVSGDRSHPRIEEIYKMLEEMIGRLIQAGYRPMTSLVLQDIDEQSKKRALAEHSEKLAIAFGLLTTPPGSTLRITKNLRACEDCHSAIKLISLVYGRKLIVRDRNRFHHFNEGQCSCKDYW from the coding sequence ATGCGCGCGCGAGGGGGCGGCGCGGCCGCGCCGCGGCCGGAGCACCTGGCGGCGCACGCGCGGCTCGTCAAGTCGGCCGACGCGGACGCGTTCGTCGTCAGCACCGTCATGCGAGCCTACCTCCGCGCCTCGCTCCCGCTGCAGGCCCTGCTCGTCCTCCGCGGCCTCCTCCCGCGCGCGCCCCGCCTCctcgccaactccttctccctctccctcgccctccaggcctgcgccgcctccgccgcgctcgCCTCGTCCGCCGCGACCCGACCGCTCGGCGCCTCGCTCCACGCGCGCGCGGTCAGGTCCGGCTTCGCCGCCGCCGACCTCTTCGTCCGCACCGCGCTCGTCGAGATGTACGCCAAGTCGGGCCGCGCGGAGCTCGCGCGCGCCGCGTTCGACGAGGCGCCCCGCCGGGACGTGTTCCTCTGCAACGTCATGCTCGCGGCCTACGTCGCGCGCGGCGAGGTCGCGGAGGCGAGGCAGGTGTTCGACGGAATGCGGAACAGGGACCTGGTGTCCTGGAACACGATGATCCACGGGTACGCCGTGAGAGGGGATGTCGGGATGGCGAGGGAGATATTCGACGCGACGAGCGACAGGGACGCCTTCTCGTGGAGCTCGATGATCTCCGCGTACGCCAAGGGCCGTCGGTCCAAGGAGGCGCTCGAGCTGTGGAAGGTGATGCGAGCGGCGCGTATCGCTCCAGACTGCATCACCATGGTGAGCGTGCTCTCAGCGTGCAGCGACATGGGGGCGCTGACCATTGGCGCAGAGGTGCACCGGTTTGTCGAGAGCCACAGGGTTGAGGTAGACATGAAGCTCGGTACTGCTCTGGTCGACATGTATGCCAAGTGCGGTGACATTGAGAATTCTCTGAAGGTGTTCCACGCTATGCCTGTGATGGACGTGCTTACTTGGAGTTCAATGATCATCGGACTGGCCAATCACGGACTTGGCCATGATGCTCTAAGTTTGTTCTCGGAGATGATATCACAAGGACTGCAACCAAATGAGATCACCTTCGTTGGAGTTCTTATGGCGTGCACTCATGTTGGTCTAGtgagtgatggcaagaagtatttcAGCTCAATGACTGACGTTCACGGTGTGGTGCCAAGGGTCGAGCACTACGGATGCATGGTCGATCTTTTGGGTCGTGCAGGCCATGTTGAGGAGGCAATGCAGCTTATCAGGAGCATGCCTTTTGAGCCAGATGCAATTATTTGGAGAACACTTCTTGGCGCCTGTCGCATCCATAAGAATGTGGAGATTGCAGAGGAAGCTATGGCTAAACTGAGAGTGTTGGATCCTCTTGCGGATGGGCACTATGTGTTACTGTCAAACATATATGCACAAGCAAACTCATGGGAAGGTGTTGCAGAAATGAGAAAGACGATCAAGAGGGAGAACATTCAGAGGGTTCCTGGAAGGAGCTCGATCGAATGGGAGAACACAGTTCACGAGTTTGTTTCCGGTGATAGATCGCATCCGAGGATTGAGGAGATCTACAAGATGCTGGAAGAGATGATTGGCCGGTTAATACAAGCAGGATATAGGCCAATGACAAGCTTGGTATTGCAGGATATTGATGAGCAATCTAAGAAGCGGGCACTGGCTGAACATAGCGAGAAGCTGGCCATTGCTTTTGGGCTGCTGACCACCCCTCCAGGGTCAACTCTTCGAATAACAAAGAACCTCAGAGCTTGTGAAGACTGCCATTCAGCGATTAAGCTTATATCCTTGGTATATGGTCGCAAGTTGATTGTTAGAGACCGGAATCGTTTCCACCATTTTAATGAAGGGCAGTGCTCATGTAAGGATTACTGGTAA
- the LOC123051934 gene encoding CBL-interacting protein kinase 21 — MAASEGAMRMGKYEMGRTLGEGHFGKVRLARHADTGRAFAIKILDRQRILAMKIDEQIKTEIATLKLLKHPNVVRLYEVAASKTKIYMVLEYVNGGELFEKIALKGKLSEKEGRKLFQQLMDAVSYCHERGVYHRDLKPENVLVDAKGNIKVSDFGLSALPQHQRKDGLLHTTCGSPNYIAPEVLLNKGYDGSMSDVWSCGVILYVMLTGNLPFDDENMVVLYQKILKGDYRIPKWLSPGAQDILRKLLDPNPITRLGMDGIREHDWFNQSYTPAVPFDDDDDNYVGDDNSHMTKHDGIQDNPAINQMNAFQLIGMSSCLDLSGFFEKEDVSERKTRFASNYPPTYLFEKIESNVINMGFQVQKNNGKLKVIQERKGPTNPRGHGSLLISAEVFEINESLYVVELKRSCGDCSLYRQLCATLSDDLGICKSQQLLKNDSIRQELYRFNSSF, encoded by the exons TGGGGCGGACGCTCGGGGAGGGGCACTTCGGCAAGGTGAGGCTGGCGCGGCACGCCGACACCGGCCGCGCCTTCGCCATCAAGATCCTCGACCGCCAGCGCATCCTCGCCATGAAGATCGACGAGCAG ATAAAGACGGAGATCGCGACGCTGAAGCTGCTCAAGCACCCCAACGTCGTCCGCCTCTACGAG GTTGCCGCAAGCAAGACCAAGATATACATGGTCCTCGAGTACGTAAACGGAGGAGAGCTATTTGAGAAAATC GCACTAAAGGGCAAGCTCTCAGAGAAAGAAGGGAGGAAACTGTTCCAGCAACTAATGGATGCTGTAAGCTATTGCCACGAGAGGGGTGTTTATCATAGGGACCTTAAG CCCGAGAATGTCCTGGTTGATGCAAAGGGGAACATAAAGGTCTCTGATTTTGGACTAAGTGCCCTTCCACAGCATCAACGG AAAGATGGATTACTGCATACCACGTGTGGCAGCCCTAACTACATAGCCCCTGAG GTCCTTCTCAACAAAGGTTATGATGGCTCTATGTCAGATGTATGGTCCTGTGGTGTTATCCTCTATGTGATGCTTACAGGGAATCTTCCGTTCGATGACGAAAATATGGTTGTCCTTTATCAGAAG ATTCTGAAAGGGGATTATCGTATTCCTAAATGGCTTTCGCCAGGAGCCCAAGATATACTGCGAAAACTCCTGGATCCGAACCCCATTACCCGCCTTGGCATGGACGGAATAAGGGAGCACGATTGGTTCAATCAAAGTTATACTCCAGCAGTGCcttttgatgatgatgacgataatTACGTTGGTGATGACAACTCCCACATGACCAAG CACGATGGCATTCAAGACAATCCCGCAATCAACCAGATGAATGCTTTTCAACTCATCGGAATGTCCTCGTGCCTTGATTTATCTGGGTTTTTTGAGAAAGAA GATGTCTCGGAAAGAAAAACCAGATTTGCATCAAACTATCCCCCTACTTATCTATTTGAGAAGATAGAGAGCAATGTCATAAATATGGGCTTCCAAGTACAGAAGAACAATGGCAAG CTAAAAGTGATCCAAGAGCGCAAGGGACCAACAAATCCAAGAGGGCATGGATCATTATTAATTTCTGCTGAG GTGTTTGAGATCAATGAATCTCTTTATGTTGTTGAGCTCAAAAGGTCATGTGGAGACTGCTCCCTATACAGACAG CTGTGTGCAACGCTCTCAGACGACTTGGGAATATGCAAAAGCCAGCAACTTCTGAAGAATGACTCTATAAGACAAGAGCTTTATCGATTTAATAGTAGCTTTTGA
- the LOC123051935 gene encoding chaperone protein DnaJ, which produces MRSSEAMELLGFAPYSRPSPSEVKAAYRRMVMESHPDRVPTHEKPQAESKFKQIVEAYSCLKDGRRFGNRMEVHVMRSGVPTGYGRSNKTLVKAPFLLIICAAVSFGSYSASRAYQRQKEVCSSQNPFLP; this is translated from the exons ATGAGGAGCAGCGAGGCCATGGAGCTCCTAGGCTTCGCTCCCTACTCCCGCCCGTCCCCTTCCGAG GTGAAGGCTGCGTATAGAAGAATGGTCATGGAGTCCCATCCCGATCGTGTCCCGACGCATGAGAAGCCTCAAGCGGAGTCAAAATTCAAGCAG ATAGTAGAAGCATATTCTTGTTTGAAGGATG GTCGAAGATTTGGGAACAGAATGGAAG TACATGTAATGAGGTCTGGCGTTCCAACGGGATACGGAAGATCAAACAAGACGTTGGTTAAAGCCCCCTTTCTGCTCATAATTTGTGCCGCAGTTTCTTTTGGTTCCTACAGCGCTTCGAG GGCATACCAGCGGCAAAAGGAAGTGTGTTCCTCTCAGAACCCTTTTCTTCCATAG